The following proteins come from a genomic window of Candidatus Aegiribacteria sp.:
- a CDS encoding prepilin-type N-terminal cleavage/methylation domain-containing protein has translation MKKGFTLVELMIVVVIIGILAAIGIPKYNNLTINAKAASVISDTRLILSAAQAYFAGNGEYPPDCISFNTIPDGMEEYLPEDFSMDRHYENWNVRFSFDNYHNYNGREMPGYARWSGTWITISVWSKDMDILNAIMEVAPDYAISNVPQYQGFERVAVVLEPYDS, from the coding sequence ATGAAAAAAGGATTTACACTTGTTGAGCTTATGATTGTGGTTGTTATTATCGGAATACTCGCAGCCATTGGAATTCCGAAATACAACAATCTAACAATCAACGCTAAGGCTGCTTCTGTGATCAGTGATACGCGTCTTATTCTAAGTGCGGCCCAGGCATACTTCGCTGGAAACGGTGAGTACCCCCCGGATTGCATCAGCTTCAATACAATTCCTGATGGAATGGAGGAATACCTGCCTGAAGACTTCAGCATGGACAGGCACTATGAGAATTGGAACGTTCGATTCTCTTTTGATAATTACCACAACTACAACGGTAGAGAAATGCCGGGATATGCCAGATGGTCCGGCACATGGATCACAATCAGTGTCTGGTCAAAAGACATGGATATCCTGAATGCGATTATGGAAGTTGCTCCTGATTACGCTATCTCCAACGTACCGCAATATCAGGGATTTGAAAGAGTAGCGGTGGTTCTTGAACCCTATGATTCCTAA